One window from the genome of Dongia rigui encodes:
- a CDS encoding TIGR02444 family protein — MAIRLNADDFWEFSLAIYCREAVANACLSLQDRRGADVNMLLAICWLARSGYAVSDAALESGLAATAPWAESVLRPLRAVRRSLASFADVGGNDRQSIKHGLLSVELEAERVAQQKIVAALAGHMNGLRAEPARSLAAIGLDLYAAKMSAGEVQDRADLDAILAAL, encoded by the coding sequence TTGGCGATTAGACTGAACGCCGACGATTTCTGGGAATTCAGCCTGGCGATCTATTGCCGCGAGGCGGTAGCGAATGCGTGCCTGTCGCTGCAGGACCGACGCGGCGCCGACGTCAACATGTTGCTGGCGATCTGCTGGCTGGCGCGCAGCGGCTATGCGGTGAGCGACGCGGCGCTGGAAAGCGGATTGGCGGCCACGGCACCCTGGGCCGAGTCGGTGCTGCGGCCCTTGCGTGCCGTGCGCCGGAGTCTCGCGAGCTTTGCCGATGTGGGAGGCAATGATCGGCAATCGATCAAGCATGGCCTGCTGTCGGTGGAACTGGAAGCCGAGCGTGTCGCACAACAGAAGATCGTCGCGGCACTGGCCGGGCATATGAACGGCCTCAGGGCCGAGCCGGCGCGCAGCCTGGCGGCAATCGGGCTCGATCTTTACGCTGCTAAAATGAGTGCGGGCGAAGTCCAGGACCGGGCCGATCTCGACGCCATTCTGGCAGCACTCTGA
- a CDS encoding CDP-alcohol phosphatidyltransferase family protein yields the protein MASVYDLKPRFVALLRPLAAKLAGLGVTANAVTLAAMIGSIAVGILLAWWPTCLELWLVLPVFLFLRMAANAIDGILAREHGMKSRLGAILNEVGDVVSDTALTLPVLLLPGVTGFWVIMAIVIAIIGELVGVLGQVVGSTRRYDGPMGKSDRALALGLLGLMLGAGFGLGSWIDWEMIIVAGLGLVTIFNRARKALAETPK from the coding sequence ATGGCATCCGTATACGACTTGAAGCCGCGTTTCGTGGCGCTCCTCCGACCCCTCGCCGCGAAACTCGCCGGCCTTGGCGTCACCGCCAATGCGGTGACGCTGGCCGCCATGATCGGCTCCATCGCCGTGGGCATCCTGCTCGCCTGGTGGCCGACCTGCCTCGAGCTGTGGCTCGTTCTGCCGGTCTTCCTGTTCCTGCGCATGGCTGCCAACGCCATCGACGGCATCCTGGCGCGCGAGCATGGGATGAAGTCGCGCCTTGGCGCCATCCTCAACGAAGTCGGCGACGTCGTCTCCGATACGGCACTCACCTTGCCGGTCCTGCTGCTGCCGGGCGTCACGGGCTTCTGGGTCATCATGGCCATCGTCATCGCCATCATCGGCGAACTGGTTGGCGTCCTCGGTCAGGTAGTCGGGTCAACACGCCGCTATGACGGACCCATGGGTAAGAGTGACCGGGCGCTCGCCTTGGGCCTCCTTGGTTTGATGCTGGGTGCGGGCTTCGGGCTCGGCTCCTGGATCGACTGGGAAATGATCATCGTTGCCGGCCTTGGCCTCGTCACCATCTTCAACCGCGCCCGCAAGGCGCTTGCCGAGACACCCAAATGA
- a CDS encoding phosphatidate cytidylyltransferase: MTPNVATALAAVFALLLVATAFAWPQRKKKHELWLRTRTWWVIIALLGLSIALPSWVPIALFGLISFLAFKEFVTLIPTRRADHRVLLWAYLSIPLQYYWVSIGWYGMFIIFIPVYIFLALPLRMVLAGETQGFIKAAGTVHWGLMIAVFSLSHAAFLLALPGAANPVAGGDGLLLFLLLLTEINDVGQYCSGKLLGKHKVIPKVSPNKTVEGLIGGVVITTAVAVLAAPYLTPLNWYEAAGIGFVLALAGFAGDVTISAVKRDLKLKDSGTLLPGHGGILDRVDSLTFTAPLFFHIIYFLHY; the protein is encoded by the coding sequence ATGACGCCCAACGTCGCCACCGCGCTGGCAGCGGTGTTCGCGCTGCTGCTGGTGGCGACCGCCTTCGCCTGGCCGCAGCGCAAGAAGAAGCACGAGTTGTGGCTGCGTACCCGCACCTGGTGGGTGATCATTGCGCTGTTGGGCCTGTCGATCGCCTTGCCGTCCTGGGTGCCGATCGCGCTCTTTGGCCTCATCTCCTTCCTCGCCTTCAAGGAATTCGTGACGCTGATCCCGACCCGCCGCGCCGACCACCGCGTGCTGCTCTGGGCGTATCTCTCCATCCCGCTGCAATATTACTGGGTGTCGATCGGCTGGTACGGGATGTTCATCATCTTCATCCCCGTCTACATCTTCCTGGCGCTCCCTTTGCGCATGGTGCTGGCCGGCGAGACGCAGGGCTTCATCAAGGCGGCCGGCACGGTGCATTGGGGCCTGATGATCGCTGTCTTTTCGCTCAGCCATGCCGCCTTTCTGCTGGCGCTGCCGGGCGCTGCCAATCCGGTCGCGGGTGGCGACGGGCTGCTGCTGTTCCTGCTGCTCCTCACCGAGATCAACGATGTCGGCCAATATTGCAGCGGCAAACTGCTTGGGAAACACAAGGTCATTCCCAAGGTCAGCCCCAACAAGACGGTGGAGGGCCTCATCGGTGGCGTCGTCATCACCACGGCCGTTGCGGTTCTGGCGGCACCCTATCTGACCCCGCTCAATTGGTATGAGGCAGCGGGGATCGGTTTCGTCCTGGCGCTTGCCGGTTTTGCGGGCGATGTCACCATCTCGGCGGTGAAGCGCGATCTGAAGCTCAAGGACAGCGGCACGCTGCTGCCCGGCCATGGCGGCATCCTCGACCGCGTCGACAGCCTGACCTTCACCGCGCCGCTCTTCTTCCACATCATCTATTTCCTGCATTACTGA
- a CDS encoding cupin domain-containing protein: protein MPEGIDKLVTRLNLAPHPEGGFYRETYRAGETIPNAGLPARFHGPRSLATAIYYLLRAGERSKLHRIKSDEVWHFYEGDALTIIAISADGQLIETTLGREFSRGQVPQHVVPAGYWFGALPAKVSAFTLAGCTVAPGFDFADFELADRGKLLSAFPQHKAWIERLTD from the coding sequence ATGCCGGAAGGAATTGACAAGCTTGTCACCCGACTGAATCTTGCCCCACATCCGGAGGGTGGCTTCTACCGCGAAACCTATCGGGCCGGCGAAACAATCCCCAATGCGGGGTTGCCCGCACGCTTTCACGGCCCGCGCTCCCTTGCGACGGCGATCTATTACCTGCTGCGTGCCGGTGAGCGGTCGAAGCTGCACCGGATCAAGTCCGACGAGGTCTGGCATTTCTATGAAGGCGATGCGCTGACCATCATCGCCATCTCGGCCGACGGACAGTTGATCGAAACGACGCTGGGTCGCGAGTTTTCCCGGGGGCAAGTGCCCCAGCATGTTGTGCCGGCCGGGTATTGGTTCGGTGCCTTGCCGGCCAAGGTCAGCGCATTCACGCTGGCCGGCTGCACCGTGGCGCCGGGTTTCGATTTTGCCGATTTCGAACTGGCCGATCGTGGGAAGTTGCTCAGCGCGTTTCCGCAGCACAAAGCCTGGATCGAGCGCCTGACGGATTAA
- a CDS encoding ATP-dependent 6-phosphofructokinase produces MAIKRIGILTSGGDCAGLNSIIRAVYAHAKGHFGWEVIGIHNGTAGLLARPVEATALDERVAGSDMLRQGGTILGTTNKGDPFAFLQEDGSHIDRSGEVIEGFRLLGLDALIGIGGDGSLDILRRLAIQGGFQLVAIPKTIDNDLGATELSIGFETAVQTATSALDHLQPTAASHSRVMVLEVMGRDAGHIALSAGIAGGADVILIPEIRYSFAAIEKKLADLRKGGRNFALVIVAEAVRTENGQSITSVHGGGATAMQTYGGIGHYIGTELAKRSGAETRVTVLGHVQRGGTPEPKDRVLGSAFGVHAVDLIAEGKFDRMVAWNSRRVIDVPIVDAIKGAATVDPHGTLVKTARGLGISFGD; encoded by the coding sequence TTGGCAATAAAGCGGATCGGCATTCTGACCAGCGGCGGCGATTGCGCCGGGCTCAATTCCATCATTCGCGCGGTCTATGCCCATGCCAAGGGTCATTTCGGCTGGGAGGTCATCGGCATCCATAATGGCACGGCTGGGCTGCTGGCCCGGCCTGTGGAAGCGACGGCCCTCGACGAACGAGTCGCGGGCTCCGACATGCTGCGCCAGGGCGGCACGATTCTGGGCACGACCAACAAGGGCGATCCATTTGCTTTCCTGCAGGAGGATGGCAGCCATATCGATCGCTCCGGCGAGGTGATCGAAGGCTTCCGTCTGCTGGGGCTGGATGCGCTGATCGGTATTGGTGGTGACGGCTCGCTCGACATCCTGCGGCGGCTGGCGATCCAGGGCGGCTTCCAACTGGTGGCCATCCCCAAGACCATCGATAACGATCTCGGCGCCACGGAATTGTCGATCGGCTTCGAGACGGCCGTGCAGACCGCGACCTCGGCGCTGGATCACCTGCAGCCCACGGCGGCAAGCCACAGCCGCGTCATGGTGCTGGAGGTGATGGGCCGGGATGCCGGCCATATCGCGCTGTCGGCCGGCATTGCCGGCGGTGCCGACGTCATTCTCATTCCCGAAATTCGCTATTCCTTCGCGGCCATCGAGAAGAAGCTTGCCGATTTGCGCAAGGGCGGGCGCAACTTCGCCCTCGTCATCGTGGCGGAGGCGGTCAGGACCGAGAACGGTCAGTCGATCACGTCCGTGCATGGTGGCGGTGCCACGGCAATGCAGACCTATGGCGGCATCGGCCATTACATCGGCACAGAACTCGCCAAGCGCAGCGGCGCCGAGACGCGCGTCACGGTGCTGGGGCATGTGCAGCGCGGTGGCACGCCGGAACCCAAGGACCGGGTGCTGGGCTCGGCCTTCGGTGTGCATGCGGTCGACCTCATTGCCGAGGGCAAGTTCGACCGCATGGTCGCCTGGAATTCACGGCGCGTCATCGATGTGCCGATCGTCGATGCGATCAAGGGTGCTGCCACGGTGGATCCGCACGGCACATTGGTCAAGACCGCGCGCGGATTGGGGATCAGCTTTGGCGATTAG
- a CDS encoding DmpA family aminopeptidase yields MAKARLRDLGITLGQMQPGPLNAITDVDGIRVGFSTLIRDEPHVVRTGVTALWPADDIYTDFMFAGMHSFNGNGEMTGSHWINEQGLLAAPITITNTHAVGVARDAICVHAARRGIDQAWHLPVAAETWDGWLSDAETFPVTLDMAIEALDSAKAGPVLEGNIGGGTGMITHEFKGGTGTASRRLSAEDGGWTVGALVQSNYGRRSLLRCGHAPVGLELTTDVVTSAHAERKAEQGSIIVILATDAPLLPIQCQRLARRATTGLAWVGGIGSNGSGDIFLAFSTSNRVPLKSKMTDVRMLGMEECTPLFQAAAEATEEAIWNALCAAETMTGYKGRTAYAVPHDLLKQAVAQYTRRDGTLCRKELTSLSPD; encoded by the coding sequence ATGGCAAAGGCGCGGTTGCGGGATCTCGGTATCACTCTGGGGCAGATGCAGCCGGGGCCGCTCAATGCCATCACCGATGTGGACGGCATCCGCGTTGGGTTCTCGACACTCATTCGCGATGAGCCGCATGTGGTGCGCACGGGCGTCACGGCGCTGTGGCCCGCGGACGACATCTATACCGATTTCATGTTTGCCGGCATGCATTCCTTCAACGGCAATGGCGAGATGACGGGCAGTCATTGGATCAACGAGCAGGGCCTGCTCGCCGCCCCCATCACCATCACCAATACCCATGCGGTCGGTGTCGCGCGCGATGCGATCTGTGTTCATGCGGCCAGGAGGGGCATCGATCAGGCCTGGCATCTCCCGGTTGCAGCAGAGACGTGGGATGGCTGGCTGTCGGATGCCGAGACCTTCCCCGTTACCCTCGACATGGCGATCGAGGCCTTGGATTCAGCCAAGGCCGGACCGGTGCTGGAAGGGAATATCGGCGGCGGGACCGGCATGATCACCCACGAATTCAAGGGCGGGACCGGCACTGCCTCGCGCCGCCTATCGGCGGAGGACGGTGGTTGGACGGTGGGTGCGCTGGTGCAATCGAATTACGGCCGCCGCTCGCTGCTGCGCTGTGGTCATGCGCCGGTGGGCCTTGAACTCACGACCGATGTCGTGACCTCGGCTCACGCCGAACGGAAAGCGGAACAGGGCTCGATCATCGTCATTCTGGCGACCGACGCGCCGTTGTTGCCGATCCAATGCCAGCGCCTCGCCCGGCGTGCGACAACTGGCCTCGCCTGGGTGGGCGGCATCGGCTCCAACGGCTCCGGCGACATCTTCCTCGCGTTTTCGACCAGCAACCGGGTGCCGCTCAAATCCAAGATGACCGATGTGCGCATGCTGGGGATGGAGGAATGCACTCCCCTCTTCCAGGCTGCCGCCGAAGCGACCGAAGAGGCGATCTGGAACGCTCTCTGTGCCGCCGAAACCATGACCGGCTACAAAGGCCGCACCGCCTACGCCGTTCCGCATGATTTGCTGAAACAAGCCGTGGCGCAATATACCAGAAGGGATGGCACGCTATGCCGGAAGGAATTGACAAGCTTGTCACCCGACTGA
- a CDS encoding lysophospholipid acyltransferase family protein has translation MMSRWLRLLLAILFLRPVAFMMLGLTVKGRENLPKAGPAIVIANHNSHLDTLVLLSLMPLGQLDKVRPVAAADYFLKNPVIAWFSLHVLNILPLDRTNTGRGADPLAEGAAALDRGEILIVFPEGSRGSAEVMGKFKGGVARLKERYPDVPVTPVFLQGAGKALPRGEIILVPVVVDAVVGTPVAWTGNRATYTQAMEDSVRSLGAHLPKVFDDDED, from the coding sequence ATGATGTCGCGTTGGCTGCGGCTGCTTTTGGCCATCCTCTTCCTGCGCCCCGTCGCCTTCATGATGCTGGGGCTGACGGTGAAGGGGCGCGAGAACCTGCCAAAGGCCGGCCCCGCTATCGTCATCGCCAATCACAACAGCCACCTCGACACACTGGTCCTGCTCTCGCTCATGCCGCTTGGCCAGCTCGACAAGGTGCGGCCCGTGGCAGCGGCAGATTACTTCCTGAAGAACCCCGTCATCGCCTGGTTCAGCCTGCATGTGCTCAACATCCTGCCGCTCGACCGGACCAACACCGGTCGCGGCGCCGATCCGCTGGCCGAAGGTGCGGCGGCGCTTGATCGCGGCGAGATTCTCATCGTCTTTCCGGAAGGATCACGCGGGAGCGCCGAGGTCATGGGCAAGTTCAAGGGCGGTGTCGCCCGGTTGAAGGAGCGCTATCCGGACGTCCCCGTGACACCCGTTTTCCTGCAAGGTGCCGGCAAGGCGCTGCCGCGCGGCGAGATCATTCTGGTGCCCGTTGTCGTCGATGCCGTGGTCGGCACGCCGGTCGCCTGGACCGGCAACCGCGCCACCTACACGCAGGCGATGGAAGACTCAGTTCGCAGCCTCGGCGCGCATCTGCCCAAGGTCTTTGACGACGACGAGGATTAA
- the ygfZ gene encoding CAF17-like 4Fe-4S cluster assembly/insertion protein YgfZ, translating into MEDKAFFELNPARSMIAIGGQDRAEFLQGLISNDTKRIGPAQAVFAALLSPQGKFAYDLLLVEEGARYLVDCESARRADLLKRLKMFKLRSQVTLDDLDSEFVVVNLFGGGALARIGLAAHAGAAKALGGGVVFTDPRLPDLGVHAFLPRATYGATLSDLGFAEAPQGSFKDHRYALGVPEGSHDLLPDKAIPLECGFDELNGVDWQKGCYMGQELTARTKYRGLVRKRLLPVRFEGNPPPIGTDLTLDGKDVGDIRAVDGYRGLALLRLEYLDAILANGIDVDGTRVTASIPNWVKLPAVA; encoded by the coding sequence ATGGAAGATAAGGCTTTTTTCGAACTCAACCCGGCCCGCAGCATGATTGCCATCGGCGGCCAAGATCGCGCCGAGTTCCTGCAGGGGCTGATCAGCAATGACACCAAGCGCATCGGGCCTGCGCAGGCGGTTTTTGCTGCCCTCCTCTCGCCGCAGGGAAAATTCGCCTATGACCTGCTGCTGGTCGAAGAAGGCGCACGCTATCTGGTTGATTGCGAAAGTGCCCGCCGCGCCGATCTCCTGAAGCGCCTCAAGATGTTCAAGCTGCGCTCGCAGGTGACGCTCGACGATCTCGACAGTGAATTCGTCGTGGTCAATCTCTTTGGCGGCGGCGCGCTGGCACGCATTGGCCTCGCGGCACATGCCGGTGCGGCCAAAGCACTTGGCGGGGGCGTCGTCTTCACCGACCCACGCCTCCCCGATCTCGGTGTCCATGCCTTCCTGCCGCGCGCAACCTACGGCGCAACCTTGAGCGACCTTGGCTTTGCAGAAGCACCCCAGGGTAGTTTCAAGGATCACCGCTATGCTCTCGGCGTGCCGGAAGGCAGCCATGATCTTCTGCCCGACAAGGCCATTCCGCTCGAATGCGGCTTCGACGAACTCAACGGCGTCGATTGGCAGAAGGGCTGCTATATGGGCCAGGAGCTGACCGCCCGTACCAAATACCGCGGCCTGGTCAGAAAACGCCTCCTACCGGTCCGGTTCGAGGGTAACCCACCGCCCATCGGCACCGACCTGACATTGGACGGCAAGGACGTCGGCGATATCCGCGCCGTCGACGGCTATCGCGGCCTCGCGCTGCTGCGCCTCGAATATCTCGACGCGATCCTTGCAAACGGCATAGATGTCGATGGCACCCGCGTGACGGCCAGCATCCCCAACTGGGTGAAATTGCCAGCAGTTGCTTGA
- the ppdK gene encoding pyruvate, phosphate dikinase, whose translation MTKWVYHFGGGAADGRADMRNLLGGKGANLAEMSALGLPVPPGFTATTEVCTHYYAHDRKYPAELTAQVEAGVAHIEKIVGLKFGDPKAPLLVSVRSGARVSMPGMMDTVLNLGLNDETVKGLAEKSGDARFAYDSYRRFIQMFGNVVLGVEHHNFEDILDFHKQEKGVDLDTALTAEDWQKIIADYKAKVEEELGKPFPQDPKEQLWGAIGAVFGSWQIPRAVTYRKINSIPEEWGTAVSVQAMVFGNMGEDCATGVAFTRNPSTGAKEFYGEYLINAQGEDVVAGIRTPQHLTLAGKKANNSTLPAMEETMADVFGQLLKVRDQLEKHYADMQDIEFTVQQGKLYMLQTRNGKRTAQAALKIAVDLCNEGLIDKKTAVARIEPASLDQLLHPTLDPKAKKDVIARGLPASPGAACGKVVFTADEAEDRAAKGDKVILVRVETSPEDIHGMHAAVGILTTRGGMTSHAAVVARGMGRPCVSGAGDLRVDAAAKTMVVKGQKIGEGDLITIDGGTGEVMLGAVSTIEPVLSGDFATLMGWADEFRQLKIRTNAETPLDARTARQFGAEGIGLCRTEHMFFDGARIIAMREMIMAEDVAGRKKALAKILPMQRQDFIELFQIMKGLPVTIRLLDPPLHEFLPHSRTEMAEVAAAAGISVELVANRAAQLHESNPMLGHRGCRLGITYPEIYEMQARAIFEAAAEVKAKHGDTAEPEIMIPLVGIPKELTLMRAIIDRVAKEVAAQSGSAIPYSVGTMIELPRAALLAGEIAKDAAFFSFGTNDLTQTTYGLSRDDAARFIQSYERQGIIERDPFVTLDVEGVGELVKIAAERGRKTRPDIKLGICGEHGGDPASIHFCAKVGLNYVSCSPYRVPIAKLAAAQAALTGDQSGRKGEG comes from the coding sequence ATGACGAAATGGGTCTATCATTTCGGTGGCGGTGCGGCCGATGGCCGTGCCGATATGCGCAACCTGCTGGGCGGCAAAGGCGCCAACCTCGCCGAAATGTCGGCGCTGGGCCTGCCGGTCCCCCCGGGCTTCACCGCGACCACCGAAGTCTGCACCCATTATTACGCACATGATCGCAAGTACCCGGCCGAACTGACGGCACAGGTCGAAGCGGGTGTGGCGCATATCGAAAAGATCGTCGGCCTGAAATTTGGCGATCCGAAGGCGCCGCTGCTCGTCTCCGTGCGCTCAGGCGCTCGCGTCTCCATGCCGGGCATGATGGATACGGTGCTCAATCTGGGCTTGAATGACGAGACGGTGAAGGGCCTGGCGGAGAAATCCGGCGATGCGCGCTTTGCCTATGATTCCTATCGCCGCTTCATCCAGATGTTCGGCAATGTCGTGCTGGGCGTCGAGCATCACAATTTCGAAGACATCCTCGATTTCCATAAGCAGGAGAAGGGCGTCGATCTCGACACCGCCCTCACGGCCGAGGATTGGCAGAAGATCATCGCCGACTATAAGGCGAAGGTTGAAGAGGAGTTGGGCAAGCCCTTCCCGCAGGATCCGAAGGAACAGCTGTGGGGCGCCATCGGTGCCGTGTTCGGCAGCTGGCAGATCCCGCGCGCTGTCACCTACCGCAAGATCAACAGCATTCCGGAAGAATGGGGCACGGCCGTCTCGGTGCAGGCCATGGTCTTCGGCAATATGGGCGAAGACTGCGCGACCGGTGTCGCCTTCACGCGCAACCCGTCGACGGGTGCCAAGGAATTCTATGGTGAATATCTGATCAACGCCCAGGGCGAGGACGTGGTGGCGGGCATCCGTACGCCACAGCATCTCACCCTTGCCGGCAAGAAAGCCAACAATTCCACCCTGCCGGCCATGGAAGAGACCATGGCCGACGTGTTCGGCCAGCTTCTCAAGGTCCGCGACCAGCTCGAGAAGCACTACGCCGACATGCAGGATATCGAGTTCACCGTGCAGCAGGGCAAGCTCTATATGCTGCAGACCCGAAACGGCAAGCGCACGGCCCAGGCCGCGCTGAAGATCGCGGTCGATCTCTGCAACGAAGGCCTCATCGACAAGAAGACGGCGGTCGCGCGCATCGAGCCTGCCTCGCTCGATCAGCTGCTGCATCCGACCCTCGATCCCAAGGCGAAGAAGGATGTCATCGCCCGTGGCCTGCCGGCAAGCCCCGGTGCCGCCTGTGGCAAGGTGGTCTTCACCGCTGACGAGGCCGAGGACCGCGCCGCCAAGGGTGACAAGGTCATCCTGGTGCGCGTCGAAACCTCGCCGGAAGACATCCACGGCATGCATGCGGCCGTCGGCATCTTGACCACGCGCGGCGGCATGACCAGCCATGCGGCTGTGGTTGCGCGCGGCATGGGCCGGCCTTGCGTTTCGGGTGCCGGCGATCTGCGCGTTGACGCTGCGGCCAAGACCATGGTCGTGAAAGGCCAAAAGATTGGTGAAGGCGATCTCATTACCATCGATGGCGGGACCGGCGAAGTGATGCTGGGTGCCGTCTCGACGATCGAGCCGGTGCTATCCGGCGACTTCGCCACGCTCATGGGCTGGGCCGACGAGTTCCGCCAGCTGAAGATCCGCACCAATGCGGAAACGCCCTTGGATGCCCGTACCGCGCGTCAGTTCGGTGCCGAAGGCATCGGCCTGTGCCGGACCGAGCACATGTTCTTTGACGGCGCGCGCATCATCGCCATGCGCGAGATGATCATGGCCGAGGATGTGGCTGGACGTAAAAAGGCGCTGGCCAAGATCCTGCCGATGCAGCGCCAGGACTTCATCGAACTGTTCCAGATCATGAAGGGCCTGCCTGTTACGATCCGCCTGCTCGACCCGCCGCTCCATGAATTTCTGCCGCACAGCCGCACCGAAATGGCGGAAGTGGCGGCGGCCGCCGGAATCTCGGTTGAACTCGTCGCCAACCGCGCGGCGCAGCTCCATGAATCCAATCCGATGCTCGGCCATCGCGGTTGTCGCCTCGGCATCACTTATCCTGAAATCTATGAGATGCAGGCGCGCGCGATTTTCGAGGCCGCGGCCGAGGTGAAGGCCAAGCATGGCGACACTGCCGAGCCGGAAATCATGATTCCGCTGGTCGGTATCCCCAAGGAGCTGACTTTGATGCGCGCGATCATCGACCGCGTCGCCAAGGAAGTCGCGGCGCAGAGCGGCAGCGCCATCCCCTATTCGGTCGGCACCATGATCGAGCTGCCGCGCGCGGCGCTGCTTGCCGGCGAGATCGCCAAGGATGCGGCCTTCTTCAGCTTCGGCACCAACGACCTCACGCAGACCACTTATGGCCTCAGCCGCGACGACGCCGCGCGCTTCATCCAATCCTATGAGCGCCAGGGCATCATCGAGCGCGACCCCTTTGTGACGCTCGACGTCGAGGGCGTCGGCGAGCTGGTGAAGATCGCCGCCGAGCGCGGCCGCAAGACCCGCCCCGACATCAAGCTCGGGATCTGCGGCGAGCATGGCGGCGATCCGGCCTCGATCCATTTCTGCGCCAAGGTCGGGTTGAACTACGTCTCCTGCTCGCCCTACCGCGTGCCGATCGCCAAACTCGCGGCCGCGCAGGCGGCGCTGACCGGCGATCAATCCGGCCGCAAGGGCGAGGGGTGA
- a CDS encoding ArgK/MeaB family GTPase, with translation MTDLSTLRTAGKPAIARVLARLESNPDDPEIVALLNAAYVAPMAQVIGLTGPPGVGKSTLAGALIGAYRRAQKTIAVIAIDPSSKRSGGALLGDRTRLRTDPDDQGVFVRSMAARDQLGGLAEITFAAMVLLRALYDVVLIETVGVGQSETDIALAADTIVFCVQPGSGDSLQFMKAGIVEIPDIVVVTKGDLGRAATRARADVKGALGLNEGRQDATAWSVPVLIVSANAAEGISNLTSAVADHAAWLAAGGRGGAKRQAQGVAWVEAAVKERWGREGLKRLSGALVTARTAQSPFLALAEIARQL, from the coding sequence TTGACGGATCTCTCCACCCTCCGCACCGCCGGTAAGCCTGCCATTGCCCGCGTGCTGGCGCGCCTTGAATCCAATCCCGACGACCCTGAGATCGTAGCGCTCTTGAACGCCGCTTATGTGGCGCCGATGGCGCAGGTCATTGGCCTCACCGGCCCGCCGGGTGTCGGCAAGTCGACGCTTGCCGGTGCCCTCATCGGTGCCTATCGGCGGGCGCAGAAGACCATCGCCGTCATCGCCATCGATCCGTCCTCGAAACGCAGCGGCGGGGCCTTGCTCGGTGACCGCACACGGCTCAGAACCGATCCGGACGACCAGGGAGTCTTCGTCCGCTCCATGGCGGCGCGCGACCAGTTGGGCGGCCTCGCTGAGATCACTTTCGCGGCCATGGTCCTGCTGCGGGCGCTCTATGACGTGGTGCTGATCGAGACGGTCGGCGTCGGGCAGTCCGAGACCGACATCGCACTTGCGGCCGACACGATTGTCTTCTGCGTCCAGCCCGGCTCCGGCGATTCCCTCCAGTTCATGAAGGCCGGCATTGTTGAGATCCCGGATATCGTGGTTGTCACCAAGGGCGATCTCGGCCGGGCAGCGACCCGGGCCCGGGCAGACGTGAAGGGCGCTCTCGGCCTCAACGAGGGCCGGCAGGATGCCACTGCCTGGTCGGTGCCCGTCCTCATCGTCTCTGCCAATGCTGCCGAGGGGATCTCGAACCTCACCAGCGCCGTGGCCGACCATGCCGCCTGGCTGGCTGCGGGAGGGCGCGGTGGGGCCAAGCGGCAGGCCCAAGGCGTGGCCTGGGTGGAAGCCGCCGTTAAGGAACGCTGGGGGCGGGAAGGGCTAAAGCGCCTATCCGGCGCGCTGGTGACGGCGCGCACAGCCCAATCCCCGTTTCTGGCCTTGGCGGAGATTGCGCGCCAGCTATAG